A window of the Rhodoferax sp. GW822-FHT02A01 genome harbors these coding sequences:
- a CDS encoding type I secretion system permease/ATPase: MNQTSATFVTPASSTDELLECLLIVARSHGESPTRETVMSGLPAQDARLSPALFERAAKRARLSSRLAKTPLDQLKDGLLPAIVLMEHKKACVLLGFSEDRSQAQVVYPELPDAPVSVPLDDLNAQYLGTTIYARPAHRFDARTPQVRKARQGHWFWSVMAESRPLYMDVLFAALLANLFALGMPLFTMNVYDRVVPNHAFETLWVLAFGLLLMLLGDLVLRTMRSRFVDLASSRVDVKLSAFIMERVLGTRMEQRPASAGSFASNLRAFESVRDFIGSATVVAFIDLPFSLIFMVTIAWISWMMLIPLVVGSLIMLLYSLAVQDRMHELAETTYRASAQRNATLIEGLVGFETIKALSAESNIQTKWEKSAALLARVGAQLRLLSSTAASSSAFVQQLVNLAIVVIGVYAISEKELTMGGLIACTMLASRAMAPVGQVAGLLVQFHTASTALTSLDEMMKRDVERPADANYINRGRLQGAIDFRGVSFTYPGQTTPSLQNLNFRIKPGEKVAILGRIGSGKTTLEKLILGLYQPTEGAVLVDGIDLRQLDPAELRSQIGYVQQDIMLFYGTLRENITLGAPLASHQDIVRAAEIGGVINLVNQHPQGFDMLVGERGESLSGGQRQGVAIARAVINDPPILLLDEPTSSMDYSSEEDIKRRITEFAHDKTVILISHRTALLDLVDRIIVMDGGRIVADGPKEQVVTALRQGRIGKAA; this comes from the coding sequence ATGAACCAGACCAGCGCAACGTTCGTGACCCCAGCCTCCAGCACAGATGAGCTGCTGGAATGCCTGCTGATCGTCGCCCGCTCCCATGGGGAATCGCCCACCCGCGAAACGGTGATGTCCGGTTTGCCCGCACAAGACGCCCGCCTGAGCCCTGCTCTGTTTGAGCGTGCCGCCAAGCGCGCCCGCCTGAGCAGCCGGCTTGCCAAGACGCCACTGGACCAGCTCAAGGATGGCTTGCTGCCAGCCATTGTGCTGATGGAGCACAAGAAAGCCTGTGTGTTACTGGGTTTCAGCGAAGACCGCAGCCAGGCCCAGGTGGTGTATCCCGAGCTGCCGGACGCGCCGGTCAGCGTGCCCTTGGACGATCTCAACGCCCAGTACCTGGGAACCACCATTTACGCCCGACCAGCGCACCGCTTTGACGCGCGCACGCCGCAGGTGCGCAAGGCGCGCCAGGGCCACTGGTTCTGGAGCGTGATGGCGGAAAGCCGCCCGCTCTACATGGACGTGCTGTTTGCCGCCCTGCTGGCCAATCTGTTTGCGTTGGGCATGCCGCTGTTCACCATGAATGTGTATGACCGGGTGGTGCCCAACCACGCTTTCGAGACACTGTGGGTGCTGGCCTTTGGACTGCTGCTGATGCTGCTGGGCGACCTGGTGCTGCGCACCATGCGCAGCCGCTTTGTGGACCTGGCCAGCAGCCGGGTGGACGTCAAGTTATCGGCCTTCATCATGGAGCGAGTGCTGGGCACGCGCATGGAGCAACGGCCCGCCTCGGCCGGCTCGTTTGCATCCAACTTGCGGGCATTCGAATCGGTTCGGGACTTCATTGGCTCGGCCACCGTGGTGGCGTTCATCGACCTGCCGTTTTCGCTGATCTTCATGGTCACCATCGCCTGGATATCCTGGATGATGCTGATACCGCTGGTGGTGGGCTCGCTCATCATGCTGCTGTATTCGCTGGCCGTGCAGGACCGTATGCATGAGCTGGCGGAAACCACCTACCGTGCCAGCGCGCAGCGCAACGCCACGCTGATTGAAGGCCTGGTCGGCTTTGAAACCATCAAGGCGCTGTCGGCCGAGTCCAATATCCAGACCAAATGGGAGAAAAGTGCCGCCCTGCTGGCCCGTGTGGGCGCGCAGCTGCGGCTGCTGTCCTCCACGGCGGCCAGCTCATCGGCCTTTGTACAGCAACTGGTCAACCTTGCGATTGTGGTGATTGGCGTCTATGCCATCTCCGAAAAGGAACTCACCATGGGCGGCCTGATTGCCTGCACCATGCTGGCCTCACGCGCCATGGCGCCGGTGGGCCAGGTGGCTGGCTTGCTGGTGCAGTTCCATACCGCTTCCACCGCGCTGACCTCGCTCGACGAGATGATGAAGCGCGACGTCGAACGCCCGGCAGACGCCAACTACATCAACCGCGGCCGTCTGCAGGGCGCCATCGATTTCCGCGGCGTGAGCTTTACCTATCCCGGCCAGACCACACCGTCCCTGCAGAACCTGAACTTCAGGATCAAGCCGGGTGAAAAAGTGGCCATTCTGGGCCGTATCGGTTCGGGCAAGACCACACTGGAGAAGCTGATCCTGGGCCTGTACCAGCCCACCGAAGGCGCGGTGCTGGTGGACGGCATCGACTTGCGCCAGCTGGACCCGGCCGAGCTGCGCAGCCAGATTGGCTATGTGCAGCAGGACATCATGCTGTTTTATGGCACGCTGCGTGAAAACATCACGCTGGGCGCACCACTGGCCTCGCACCAGGACATCGTGCGCGCCGCTGAAATTGGCGGCGTGATCAATCTGGTGAACCAACACCCGCAAGGCTTTGACATGCTGGTGGGCGAGCGCGGCGAATCCCTCTCCGGCGGACAACGCCAAGGTGTGGCCATTGCCCGCGCCGTCATCAACGACCCGCCGATATTGCTGCTGGACGAGCCCACCTCGAGCATGGACTACTCCAGTGAGGAGGACATCAAACGCCGCATCACCGAATTCGCACACGACAAGACCGTGATCCTGATCAGCCACCGCACCGCGCTGCTGGACCTGGTGGACCGCATCATCGTGATGGACGGTGGTCGCATCGTTGCAGATGGTCCCAAGGAACAGGTCGTTACCGCCCTGCGCCAGGGCCGCATTGGAAAGGCTGCGTGA
- a CDS encoding response regulator transcription factor yields the protein MNTQHLFLCANASRPSPRWLEAFPQGRKVDAATLNAQIADGKTTSYIVWLGTDNPQWRQTLQQTMASHAGTRFVVVSGSPEPAEGLSALDAGAMGYTHSYALPELLREVAMVVDHGGLWAGPDLIKRLVASTSAALARLPEPAHGPGTVAQGYAKAWSTLSAREAQVASHVAQGKSNKEVADQLFVSERTIKAHLGSIFEKLGVRDRLQLALLVAAIPVENRVIKDTSP from the coding sequence ATGAATACGCAACACCTGTTTCTTTGCGCCAACGCCAGCCGGCCCAGCCCGCGCTGGCTGGAAGCCTTTCCTCAGGGCAGGAAGGTCGATGCCGCGACACTGAATGCACAGATCGCCGATGGGAAAACCACCTCGTACATCGTCTGGCTGGGTACGGATAACCCGCAATGGCGGCAGACGCTGCAGCAGACCATGGCATCACATGCCGGTACACGGTTTGTGGTGGTCAGTGGTTCCCCGGAGCCCGCCGAGGGCCTGAGTGCGCTGGATGCCGGTGCCATGGGCTATACCCATTCCTATGCCCTGCCCGAACTGTTGCGCGAGGTGGCCATGGTGGTCGATCACGGTGGCCTGTGGGCAGGCCCGGACCTGATCAAACGCTTGGTGGCATCCACCAGCGCCGCCCTGGCGCGCCTGCCGGAACCCGCCCATGGCCCCGGCACCGTGGCGCAAGGCTACGCCAAGGCCTGGTCCACCCTCTCCGCCCGCGAGGCACAGGTGGCCAGCCACGTCGCCCAAGGCAAGTCCAACAAGGAAGTTGCGGACCAGCTCTTTGTTTCGGAACGCACCATCAAGGCCCATCTGGGCTCCATCTTCGAGAAGCTGGGCGTGCGCGACCGGTTGCAGCTGGCCCTGCTGGTGGCGGCCATCCCCGTTGAAAACCGGGTTATCAAGGACACATCCCCATGA
- a CDS encoding GAF domain-containing protein, with product MPDRSAAPALTTEADWEAARERLQRCEMLLDVSFRLSKCKTLDEIIDTLVSVFSNELRCERGSLFLNDPNSSELYSRILLHGAFREIRILNSLGIAGHVFTEGQPLIVDDAYADMRFNRSVDEQTGFGTRSILCLPIRTFTGEIMGVAEALNKIGGNFTEQDLQLLEEIVRQGTMALQGAQLIESMQAKRRQEMQFIDVVSEMTEDIKLGSLLQRVMGEATRLLNAERSTLFLNDEKTGELWSEVGQGLESVQIRLPNNVGIAGAVFSSGKSINIPYAYADLRFNPEFDRKTGFFTRSILCVPIVNKRGMTIGVTQVLNRRGGAFTDEDESRLRAFTAQISIALENAKLFADVQAMKNYNESMLESMSSGVITFDADDRIVTCNAAGLRILRVQAEQILHKHAPDFFGADNAWFVERLRLLVGEKSVVALMDAEFKLGEDQVSVNLTLQPLLSAEGQRIGAMALLDNISNEKRLKSTMARYMDPGIADQMLAHGAEALGGKSVMATVLFSDIRGFTTLTEALGAQETVSLLNEYFSLMVACIKNEDGMLDKFIGDAIMSAFGIPMEHNDDPDRAVRAAIQMMRELAEWNRTRAAQGKLTVDIGIGINTDNVVSGNIGSQKRMDYTIIGDGVNLAARLESACKMYGTHILISEYTYKQLRGTYYCREVDLVIVKGKTQPVAVYEVMDYHTPQTYPNLADALHVYRVALGKYRSARWASAIEEFERLLDLNPLDNLAPLYLERCRFFAVNPPGAEWSGVWEMQEK from the coding sequence ATGCCTGATAGGTCTGCAGCCCCGGCGCTTACCACCGAAGCAGACTGGGAGGCTGCGCGCGAGCGCTTGCAGCGCTGTGAAATGCTGCTGGATGTGAGCTTTCGCCTGAGCAAGTGCAAGACCCTGGACGAAATCATCGACACCCTGGTGAGCGTGTTCTCCAACGAATTGCGCTGTGAGCGCGGCTCCCTGTTCCTGAATGACCCCAATTCCAGCGAGCTGTATTCGCGCATCCTGCTGCACGGTGCCTTTCGCGAGATCCGCATCCTGAATTCCCTGGGCATTGCCGGTCATGTGTTCACGGAAGGGCAGCCCCTCATCGTTGACGACGCCTATGCCGACATGCGCTTCAACCGCTCGGTGGACGAGCAGACCGGCTTTGGAACGCGCAGCATTTTGTGCCTACCGATCCGCACCTTTACCGGCGAAATCATGGGCGTGGCCGAGGCGCTGAACAAGATAGGCGGAAACTTCACCGAGCAGGACCTTCAGCTGCTCGAGGAAATCGTACGCCAGGGCACCATGGCGCTGCAGGGTGCGCAGCTGATTGAAAGCATGCAGGCCAAGCGCCGCCAGGAGATGCAGTTCATCGACGTGGTGTCGGAGATGACCGAGGACATCAAGCTCGGCTCCCTGCTGCAGCGGGTGATGGGAGAAGCCACGCGGCTGCTCAATGCCGAGCGCTCCACCCTTTTTCTCAACGACGAAAAAACCGGCGAACTGTGGTCGGAAGTGGGCCAAGGTCTGGAGAGCGTGCAGATCCGCCTGCCCAACAACGTGGGCATTGCCGGTGCGGTGTTCAGCTCGGGCAAGTCCATCAACATCCCTTATGCCTACGCCGACTTGCGCTTCAACCCCGAGTTCGACCGCAAGACCGGGTTTTTCACCCGTTCCATCCTGTGTGTGCCCATCGTTAACAAGCGCGGCATGACCATTGGTGTCACCCAGGTGCTCAATCGGCGCGGCGGTGCCTTTACCGACGAGGACGAGTCGCGCCTGCGCGCCTTTACCGCGCAGATCTCGATCGCGCTGGAAAACGCCAAGCTGTTCGCCGATGTGCAGGCGATGAAGAACTACAACGAGTCCATGCTGGAGTCCATGTCCAGCGGTGTCATCACCTTTGACGCCGACGACCGCATCGTCACCTGCAACGCAGCCGGGCTGCGCATTCTGCGGGTGCAGGCCGAGCAGATACTGCACAAGCACGCACCCGATTTCTTTGGTGCCGACAACGCCTGGTTTGTGGAACGGCTGCGCCTGCTGGTGGGTGAAAAGAGCGTGGTGGCGTTGATGGATGCCGAGTTCAAGCTGGGCGAGGATCAGGTGTCTGTCAACCTGACCTTGCAGCCTCTGCTCTCAGCTGAAGGGCAGCGCATAGGCGCCATGGCCCTCTTGGACAACATCTCCAACGAGAAGCGCCTCAAGTCCACCATGGCACGCTATATGGACCCCGGCATTGCCGACCAGATGCTGGCCCATGGAGCCGAGGCCCTGGGCGGCAAGAGCGTGATGGCGACCGTGCTGTTCTCAGACATCCGCGGCTTCACCACCCTGACCGAGGCGCTGGGCGCGCAGGAGACCGTGTCACTGCTCAACGAATACTTTTCGCTGATGGTGGCCTGCATCAAGAACGAAGACGGCATGCTCGACAAGTTCATCGGCGACGCCATCATGTCGGCCTTTGGCATTCCGATGGAGCACAACGACGACCCGGACCGTGCCGTGCGTGCCGCCATCCAGATGATGCGCGAGCTAGCCGAATGGAACCGCACCCGTGCCGCGCAAGGCAAGTTGACGGTGGACATCGGCATCGGCATCAACACCGACAACGTGGTGTCCGGCAACATCGGGTCGCAAAAGCGCATGGACTACACCATCATCGGCGACGGTGTGAACCTGGCCGCGCGGTTGGAGTCGGCATGCAAGATGTACGGCACGCATATCCTGATCAGCGAGTACACCTACAAGCAACTACGCGGAACCTACTATTGCCGCGAGGTGGACTTGGTCATCGTCAAGGGCAAGACGCAGCCCGTGGCGGTGTACGAAGTGATGGACTACCACACGCCGCAGACCTACCCCAACCTGGCCGATGCACTGCACGTGTACCGGGTGGCTCTGGGCAAGTACCGCTCCGCACGCTGGGCCTCGGCCATTGAAGAGTTCGAGCGCCTGCTCGACCTGAACCCGTTGGACAACCTCGCGCCGCTCTATCTGGAGCGCTGCCGGTTCTTTGCCGTTAACCCGCCTGGTGCAGAATGGTCCGGCGTGTGGGAAATGCAGGAGAAGTGA
- a CDS encoding HlyD family type I secretion periplasmic adaptor subunit — protein sequence MAWFGEKAFNRTGKLVAKTAATSTATFGPFVKRLTPVEDEADTDWAGEADWARLQQDPMRARLLMRVVGITLIGLIVWAAFAKVDEVTRGEARVVPTSQVQVVQSVDGGVVEELLVKEGQVVEAGQLLMRVDPTRFVSNLQESKVSQAALRAKVLRLEALTRGTAFNPPPDLIKEAPEAVAQEARLYESRRAEISAQVSISQNQLSQRQQELNEVKARKEQAERTLELMTKELNATRPMIATGAVSEVEVLRLEREIARMKGDREQATAQISRVQAAIQEASRKIEEVTLTSRNQMSGELSETMGKLAALNESGKTLEDKVKKADVRSPMRGTVKRLLVNTLGAVVQPGKELVEVVPLDDALILEVQIAPKDIGFLRPNQQATVKFTAYDYSIYGGLTADVINIGADSVLDEKGNAFYHVRVRTHKPSLGPGLPIIPGMVAQVDILTGKKTVLSYLLKPVLRARANALTER from the coding sequence ATGGCTTGGTTTGGCGAAAAAGCATTCAATCGCACGGGCAAACTGGTGGCAAAAACCGCAGCCACCAGCACCGCAACCTTTGGCCCCTTTGTCAAACGGCTGACTCCCGTGGAAGACGAAGCGGATACCGACTGGGCCGGTGAGGCCGACTGGGCCCGCCTGCAGCAGGACCCCATGCGCGCGCGCCTGCTCATGCGGGTGGTTGGCATCACCTTGATCGGATTGATCGTGTGGGCCGCGTTTGCCAAGGTGGACGAAGTCACCCGGGGCGAAGCCCGCGTGGTGCCCACCAGCCAGGTACAGGTGGTGCAAAGCGTGGATGGCGGCGTGGTGGAAGAGCTGCTGGTCAAGGAAGGTCAGGTGGTGGAGGCCGGGCAGCTGCTGATGCGGGTGGATCCGACCCGCTTTGTGTCCAACCTGCAGGAAAGCAAGGTCAGCCAGGCGGCACTCAGGGCCAAGGTGCTGCGGCTGGAAGCGCTCACGCGCGGTACCGCTTTCAACCCGCCGCCCGACCTGATCAAGGAAGCGCCTGAAGCGGTTGCCCAGGAAGCCCGGCTGTATGAGTCCCGACGCGCCGAAATCAGTGCGCAGGTATCCATCTCGCAGAACCAGCTGTCCCAGCGCCAGCAGGAGCTCAACGAAGTCAAGGCGCGCAAGGAGCAGGCCGAGCGCACCCTGGAGCTGATGACCAAGGAGCTCAATGCCACCCGCCCCATGATCGCCACCGGCGCGGTCTCGGAAGTGGAGGTATTGCGGCTGGAGCGCGAAATCGCACGCATGAAGGGTGACCGCGAGCAGGCCACGGCGCAGATTTCACGCGTGCAGGCAGCGATTCAGGAAGCCTCCCGCAAGATCGAGGAAGTGACGCTGACCAGCCGCAACCAGATGAGTGGCGAGCTGTCTGAAACCATGGGCAAGCTTGCCGCCCTGAACGAAAGTGGCAAGACCCTGGAAGACAAGGTCAAGAAGGCCGATGTGCGCTCCCCCATGCGTGGCACGGTCAAGCGTCTGCTGGTCAACACGCTGGGTGCGGTGGTGCAACCCGGCAAGGAACTGGTGGAAGTGGTGCCGCTGGATGACGCCCTCATTCTGGAAGTGCAGATCGCGCCCAAGGACATCGGCTTCCTCAGGCCCAACCAACAGGCCACGGTCAAGTTCACCGCCTATGACTACTCCATCTATGGCGGGCTGACTGCCGATGTGATCAACATCGGCGCCGACTCGGTGCTGGACGAAAAAGGCAATGCGTTCTACCACGTGCGTGTGCGCACGCACAAACCCAGCCTGGGCCCGGGCCTGCCCATCATTCCGGGCATGGTGGCCCAGGTGGACATCCTGACCGGCAAGAAGACCGTGTTGTCCTACCTGCTCAAACCGGTGCTGCGCGCCCGCGCCAATGCCCTGACCGAACGATGA